The following coding sequences lie in one Osmerus mordax isolate fOsmMor3 chromosome 13, fOsmMor3.pri, whole genome shotgun sequence genomic window:
- the LOC136955667 gene encoding retrovirus-related Pol polyprotein from transposon 412 produces the protein MCVTVNTGNRQGAFYPLPPPLCWAQVREIEGKPHGPTPLPATYFLYHVTQGGEEDVCRLVVPRGKTLTALELDHSHPLGGHLGIHNTLARIQPRFLWPGMRADVERLCRTCPECQKTAPQKPPPAPLIPLPIIETPLERLGMDLVGPLPKSGRGHKYILVLVDYATRYPEAVPLRKATSKAIARELVQLFSRVGIPKDILTDQGTPFVSRLMADLCCLLQIHHLRTSVYHPQTDVLVERFNQTLKTMLQRVVTEDSRDWDLMIPYILFAVREVPQAPIGFTPFELLYGRRPRGLLDVVREAWKQQPSPLRTVIKHVREMEERIRRVRPIVKEHMEAAQRAQRRTYNRPTQPREFSPGDRVLVMIPDARCKFLAAWQGPYTVTEKLGPVTYRVHQAGKRKDTQTYHINLLKRWEEPEPPPLSAFARPL, from the coding sequence ATGTGTGTCACCGTGAACACAGGAAACCGGCAGGGAGCCTTCTatccgctgcccccccccctgtgttggGCACAGGTCAGGGAAATAGAAGGGAAGCCGCACGGCCCCACGCCGCTCCCTGCAACGTACTTCTTGTATCACGTCAcccaaggaggtgaggaggacgtATGCCGCCTGGTGGTACCACGGGGAAAAACGCTCACGGCCCTGGAGCTGGACCATTCACATCCCCTTGGGGGCCACTTAGGGATCCATAATACCCTGGCACGAATCCAACCCCGATTCCTCTGGCCAGGGATGAGAGCGGACGTCGAACGCCTTTGCAGGACCTGCCCCGAGTGCCAAAAGACCGCTCCCCAAaagcctcctccagccccactcATCCCGTTGCCCATAATCGAAACCCCCTTAGAGAGGCTGGGTATGGACTTAGTGGGACCTTTACCGAAGTCAGGCCGCGGACACAAGTACATCCTGGTGCTGGTGGATTACGCCACCAGGTACCCGGAAGCCGTTCCGCTGCGTAAAGCAACATCCAAAGCCATCGCCAGGGAACTCGTCCAGCTGTTCAGCAGGGTCGGGATCCCAAAGGACATACTGACGGACCAAGGTACCCCGTTTGTTTCCCGGTTGATGGCCGACCTCTGCTGTTTGCTACAGATTCACCACCTGCGCACCTCCGTATACCACCCCCAGACAGACGTCCTGGTCGAGCGCTTCAACCAAACACTAAAGACAATGCTCCAAAGAGTGGTGACTGAAGACAGCCGGGACTGGGACCTTATGATTCCGTACATCCTTTTCGCTGTGAGAGAGGTGCCCCAGGCGCCCATCGGATTCACTCCGTTTGAGCTGTTGTACGGCCGGCGGCCACGAGGGCTCCTGGATGTCGTGAGAGAGGCCTGGAAGCAACAGCCATCCCCCCTACGGACGGTGATCAAGCATGTACGggaaatggaggagaggatccgACGTGTACGACCAATAGTGAAGGAACACATGGAGGCGGCGCAGCGCGCCCAGCGGAGAACCTACAACCGACCCACCCAGCCACGAGAGTTCTCCCCGGGGGACCGGGTGTTGGTCATGATTCCGGATGCTCGGTGTAAATTCCTCGCGGCCTGGCAAGGCCCGTACACCGTAACGGAGAAGCTGGGTCCGGTCACCTACAGGGTGCACCAGGCTGGGAAGAGAAAAGATACCCAAACCTACCACATCAACCTGCTGAAACGCTGGGAGGAACCcgaacctccccccctctctgctttcGCCCGTCCTCTCTAA